The Centroberyx gerrardi isolate f3 chromosome 7, fCenGer3.hap1.cur.20231027, whole genome shotgun sequence genome contains a region encoding:
- the LOC139918477 gene encoding uncharacterized protein LOC139918477, which translates to MRLNQRKRKRVQYNEDDGSDDDDEEEEEEEEEEECSEQPGPSTQDTHIQTTPDKKRSLLGRSDLLPVTCGSKKGLLDVEKLASGEACIESEGCWFAPPAFEEFAGRGSSKKWKATIFFENKPLQFWLEQGCLGTPGFKKRKAASKKQKKTPSPNSESESSSEESKAESEEEVEEDDEKDEDWHPGGGSAAEELVTLTEEEEEEVGGDENGGEDEDSGRDRQSEEEDKMATEDEDTPAAADGDDDNRVFEGEKGNWFILSGYEEMGEKSGAKERSCLEIPVKRFPVAKRNLFPSNCTEHPVVESRCMPLDEDGDNGMETIQHREEERGEEENGLAKDDASITAPIDADANQMSGTPIFVSSRGVEENREEEMEIVGGKEGSQQGEKEVNTETVISATPLSMPAVASQTSPPDVKPNIHNAAGDAASTSNQTPNLSPCPLLSVSAKDTNVLRVNTIIEHEEITENQEETEDGELEKEQSGEQERQGERKEVGTEMERGQRSCVKSESEGNGQAVTTGNTNDDLPTNTLLPKSQSPCLPSSIPNLSASHCSAQVPHNPKKKTHSFSRKRNLRFSGSQYCGGRDKAQDRRRERREIIMVNSLQKISDSQHKITTALEQLCSSQNTVIELLQKISDKRNMGWQGPK; encoded by the exons ATGAGATTAAaccaaaggaaaagaaagagagtgcaATATAACGAAGATGATGGTAgtgatgatgacgatgaggaggaggaggaagaggaagaggaagaggagtgcaGTGAGCAGCCAGGCCCATCCACCCAGGACACCCACATCCAGACGACACCAGACAAGA AGAGAAGCCTGTTGGGCCGCTCTGACCTGCTGCCTGTCACCTGTGGGAGCAAAAAGGGCTTGCTGGATGTAGAAAAGCTGGCCAGCG GTGAGGCTTGTATAGAATCAGAGGGCTGCTGGTTTGCTCCCCCTGCCTTTGAGGAGTTTGCGGGGAGAGGCAGCAGTAAGAAATGGAAAGCTACTATCTTCTTTGAGAATAAGCCTCTGCAGTTTTGGCTTGAG CAGGGTTGTTTGGGGACTCCTGggtttaaaaagagaaaagctgcaaGCAAAAAG CAAAAGAAAACTCCATCACCAAATAGTGAATCAGAGAGCTCCTCTGAAg AGTCAAAAGCAGAGTccgaggaagaggtggaggaagatgatgagAAAGATGAAGACTGGCATCCAGGCGGTGGAAGTGCAGCAGAAGAGTTGGTAACGttaacagaggaggaagaggaagaagtgggAGGTGATGAAAATGGAGGGGAGGATGAAGACTCAGGAAGGGACAGGCAGAGCGAAGAGGAAGATAAAATGGCAACGGAAGATGAGGATACACCTGCTGCAGCCGACGGTGACGATGACAACAGAGTTTTTGAAG GAGAGAAGGGCAATTGGTTCATCCTCTCGGGTTACGAGGAGATGGGGGAGAAGAGTGGGGCTAAGGAGAGGAGCTGCTTAGAAATACCTGTCAAGAGATTCCCCGTG GCCAAGAGAAATCTTTTTCCATCCAACTGTACGGAACATCCAGTAGTAG AGAGTAGGTGTATGCCATTGGATGAGGATGGAGACAATGGAATGGAGACCATCCAGCATcgtgaagaagagaggggagaggaagagaatggtTTAGCAAAAGATGACGCCTCTATCACAGCACCCATAGACGCTGATGCCAACCAGATGTCAGGTACACCCATCTTTGTCTCCAGTAGAGGTGTTGAAGaaaatagagaggaggagatggagatagtcggaggaaaggagggaagtcagcaaggagagaaagaagtcaACACTGAAACAGTGATTTCTGCAACACCTCTGTCCATGCCTGCTGTTGCATCTCAAACCTCACCCCCAGATGTCAAACCCAACATCCACAATGCAGCCGGAGATGCTGCATCAACCAGCAATCAGACTCCCAACCTCAGCCCCTGCCCTCTCCTGTCAGTCAGTGCAAAAGACACAAATGTATTGCGTGTCAACACGATCATAG AGCATGAAGAGATCACAGAAAAccaggaagagacagaagatgGAGAGCTGGAAAAAGAGCAGagtggagagcaggagagacaaggggagagaaaagaggtggggactgaaatggagagaggacagagaagtTGTGTTAAGTCAGAATCTGAAGGCAACGGTCAAGCCGTTACTACTGGAAACACCAATGATGATCTACCAACAAATACTCTGCTGCCCAAATCACAAAgtccctgccttccttcctcaATCCCAAACCTGTCTGCATCCCACTGCTCTGCTCAAGTCCCTCACAACCCCAAAAAGAAGACCCATAGTTTCAGCAGAAAGAGAAACCTGAGGTTCTCTGGTAGCCAGTACTGTGGTGGCAGAGACAAGGCCCAAGACAGGAGGCgtgagaggagggagatcatcatggttaacagcCTGCAAAAGATCTCTGACTCGCAGCACAAGATCACCACAGCTTTGGAGCAGCTCTGCTCCAGTCAGAACACAGTTATTGAGCTGCTGCAGAAAATAAGTGATAAAAGGAACATGGGGTGGCAGGGTCCTAaatga
- the LOC139918468 gene encoding GTPase IMAP family member 7-like translates to MLLGKSGAGKSSSGNNMLGRDVFESNMKLQRVTLHCEKAVGFIDKNPIAVIDTPGLFQTVRKKEEIVQDILKSVKLQEPGPHVFVVVVPLGRMTQEDQDTNAVIETKFGPKVWDYTIVLFTHGDRLEGKTINKIISESDENLRDFIRKCSGGFHVFNNKDQGNQKQVKSFLKKIQTLVALNGGGYYRTEFYPAEERTIRERQESFLAERDEAISREETKLQEHYQGKELVEEKRKLWRKEEDKARADAEREMKNFRCMVALVVAFLVCLFLVGKHPLLINEAYFNP, encoded by the coding sequence ATGCTGCTTGGGAAGAGCGGGGCAGGCAAGAGCTCGAGTGGGAACAACATGCTGGGACGAGATGTGTTTGAATCAAACATGAAGCTGCAGAGAGTCACTCTGCACTGTGAAAAGGCAGTGGGGTTCATTGACAAGAACCCTATCGCTGTGATTGACACACCGGGGCTGTTTCAGACCGTCCGCAAGAAGGAGGAAATTGTTCAAGATATTCTGAAGAGCGTCAAACTCCAGGAGCCGGGGCCGCACGTCTTTGTGGTCGTAGTCCCCTTGGGAAGGATGACTCAGGAAGACCAAGACACCAACGCGGTGATCGAGACGAAGTTCGGCCCAAAGGTGTGGGACTACACCATCGTGCTGTTCACCCACGGGGATCGTTTGGAGGGAAAAACGATCAACAAAATCATCAGCGAGAGCGACGAGAACCTCCGCGACTTCATACGCAAGTGCAGCGGTGGCTTCCACGTCTTCAACAACAAGGACCAAGGGAACCAGAAGCAGGTGAAGAGCTTCCTGAAGAAGATCCAAACCCTGGTGGCCCTGAACGGAGGGGGCTATTACCGCACAGAATTCTACCCCGCGGAGGAGAGGACGATCAGGGAAAGACAGGAAAGCTtcctggcagagagagatgaagcgaTCAGCCGCGAGGAGACAAAGCTGCAGGAGCATTACCAGGGGAAAGAGCtggtggaggaaaagaggaagctgtggagaaaagaggaggacaAGGCAAGAGCGGATGCCGAAAGGGAGATGAAGAATTTCAGATGCATGGTGGCCTTGGTAGTAGcatttcttgtgtgtttgtttctagtAGGGAAGCATCCATTGCTAATTAATGAAGCATACTTCAATCCATGA